A segment of the Pseudomonadota bacterium genome:
AAATTCCTTGGTTTATTTGTCGCTGTCTTTGGCGGGATAGCAAGCGCACTCTGGGGAAGCAGCCTCTGGGCACAGGTACTTGTCTTTTTCAATAGTGTGAATACAGGAACAACTGACCCAATATTCAGCAAGGATCTCAGTTTCTACCTTTTCAAACTTCCCCTGTATGAATCACTGAACGGTTATGTGGGTTTCCTCCTTTTCATCACCACCCTTGCGGTAGCTACAGGATATGCTGCCCGGGGTGGTTTCCTTATGCTCGGCAACAGAATTTCTTTCGTGAAGCGCGCAAAGGAGCATTTGACTCTCCTTATTTTTCTGTTCTTCGTAAAGTTGGCCTTCGGGTTTTATCTCGATAGATTTGGAACGCTCTATTCCCCCCATACTGTAATTACCGGTGCCGGTTACGCCGATGTGAATGCACGACTCATTATGCTGGGGATACTGGTTCCCCTGACGGTCATCGGAGGCATGGTGGTTTCCTGTGCCCTCCTGAAGGAGAAATGGCGCATCACCGTCTATCCGGTGATTGGCCTCGTTGCGGTGTATCTCCTCGGGGTGGCAATCTACCCGGGTCTCCTCCAGAGTTTCAAGGTGGCGCCGAATGAACAGGCGCTGGAAGAGCCCTTCATCAAGCATCATATTGCGCTTACGAAATACGGCTATAACCTCCAGAACGTGCAGATGGTGCCCTTTGATGTGTCGTTTAACCTTACAGCAAAAGACATACAAAAGAACGACACAACGATAAAAAATATACGACTCTGGGATGAATCGCCCCTCCTGAAGACGTATAGCCAGCTCCAGCAGATCAGGACCTATTACCGGTTCAATGACATCGACAGTGATCGCTACACTATTAACGGGCAGTACCGGCAGGTGATGCTCTCCGCCAGAGAGCTCTCCTATAATGATCTCCCCAGCAAGTCATGGATCAACGAGAAGTTTGTTTTTACACACGGCAACGGTGTTGTCATGGGGCCTGTAAGCAGGATTTCCAAGGAGGGCCTGCCTGAATTCATCATAAAGGATATCCCGCCCTCTTCGGCTGCAGGTGTAAAGATAACTACCCCGGAGATATACTTCGGCGAGCTCACAAGCGACTATGTCATTGTGAATACGAAGGTTCCCGAATTCAGCTATCCTACATCAGAGGGGAATATATATACCTCTTACAAGGGGTCAGGCGGTGTCCGTCTCGATTCTCTGTTCAAGCGGGCAGTCTTTGCCTCCTATTTCCGGACTGCGAAGATTATCTTTTCTTCGGAGATTACAGCGGAGAGCAGGATCCTTTACAACAGGAATGTGGTTCAGAGGGTACGTACCATTGCGCCTTTTCTGATCCTTGATTCAGATGCCTATGTAGTGGTTTCGGATAATGGCAAGATCTACTGGATCATCGATGCATATACTGCGTCTACCCACCTGCCTTATTCAAAGCCGCTGAAGAACAGGGTAAATTACATGAGAAATTCAGTGAAGGTTGTGATCGATGCATACGACGGCAAGGTCGATTTCTATGTCAGCGACCCCTCCGATGTGATCATACAGGTCTACGGCGCCATCTTCCCGGGCGCTTTCAAACCCATCAGGGAAATGCCCGACGATCTGAAGAAACATGTGAGATACCCGAGGGATTTCTTTAATGTCCAGACGACTATGTATGCTACCTACCACATGAATGATCCGAAGGTATTTTACAACAAGGAAGACCTCTGGGAGGTTCCTGTCCATAACGAAAAGTCCATGAGCGCGAACCACCTGATCATGAAACTCCCGGAGGAACAGAGAGAAGAATTTGTCCTCCTTGTGCCCTATACTCCGGCCAAGAGGGACAATCTCGCCGCGTGGTTCGCTGCCCGCTGCGATGAGCCGAATTACGGCAAACTGCTTGTTTTCACCTTTCCGAGGGACCGGCTTGTCTTTGGACCACGACAGATCGATGCGAGAATAGACCAGAATTCATACATCTCGCAGCAGCTCACTCTCTGGGGTCAGCGGGGTTCTCAGGTAA
Coding sequences within it:
- a CDS encoding UPF0182 family protein; this encodes MRVTRIHSASKLIGVYVDWLFFREVTYEGMFTKVLSAEVLTGLAFGLIFFFFLAANVFVASTIKVPSIDILFMGQMRVPLDPGKFNKIFKFLGLFVAVFGGIASALWGSSLWAQVLVFFNSVNTGTTDPIFSKDLSFYLFKLPLYESLNGYVGFLLFITTLAVATGYAARGGFLMLGNRISFVKRAKEHLTLLIFLFFVKLAFGFYLDRFGTLYSPHTVITGAGYADVNARLIMLGILVPLTVIGGMVVSCALLKEKWRITVYPVIGLVAVYLLGVAIYPGLLQSFKVAPNEQALEEPFIKHHIALTKYGYNLQNVQMVPFDVSFNLTAKDIQKNDTTIKNIRLWDESPLLKTYSQLQQIRTYYRFNDIDSDRYTINGQYRQVMLSARELSYNDLPSKSWINEKFVFTHGNGVVMGPVSRISKEGLPEFIIKDIPPSSAAGVKITTPEIYFGELTSDYVIVNTKVPEFSYPTSEGNIYTSYKGSGGVRLDSLFKRAVFASYFRTAKIIFSSEITAESRILYNRNVVQRVRTIAPFLILDSDAYVVVSDNGKIYWIIDAYTASTHLPYSKPLKNRVNYMRNSVKVVIDAYDGKVDFYVSDPSDVIIQVYGAIFPGAFKPIREMPDDLKKHVRYPRDFFNVQTTMYATYHMNDPKVFYNKEDLWEVPVHNEKSMSANHLIMKLPEEQREEFVLLVPYTPAKRDNLAAWFAARCDEPNYGKLLVFTFPRDRLVFGPRQIDARIDQNSYISQQLTLWGQRGSQVIRGKLLIIPIEKSLLYIQPLYLAAEDKGGLPELRRVIVAYENDVVMEENLEQALAALFGGRKTAPAAGVPATTKKASLQDLAKEAAQAFERAKGLQKQGDWAGYGEQLKNLERILKQMTGQ